The Arachis hypogaea cultivar Tifrunner chromosome 14, arahy.Tifrunner.gnm2.J5K5, whole genome shotgun sequence DNA window ctttcacaATTActgcttttccttttcctttttttgaAGCCTTAGACCCACTTGGTCCACCCTTTGCACCACCTCTTGCAGTTGcaggttcttttctttttctattttgttgtctTCTAGTATATGTCATAGGCTCATGTCCTCCCATTGCTTCAAAAACAAGGTTCCAACTCAAAGTGTTGTCATCTTGATGAACCAAATCAGCATCATCATCCATATTATCATCATCTCGAAAGGTGGCAGTCCCAATTTCTCCCACTAACCACTCATTACACTCATCAATGTCATTGAGTGCAATAGGGTCAACTTCATCTTTAAGGTTGTACCTCTCGATGAGTTGTTGGTTATACTTTATGAAGACCAAGCTCTCCATCCTTTCATGATCAAACCTATTTCTTTTCTTAGTATGAATATACTCAAATATACTCCAATTGCGTTCACATCCAGAAGCACTACAAGTCAAGCTCAAGATCTTGATAGCAAGGTCTCGCATGTTTGGAGCTTCATGCCCATATGTCCGCCACCAAAAtgctataaaattaaaataaatttatctaaGCCTTTAATCGaactaaatttaaaaagttttgtaaaatttataaCAATCTTACCGGGTGAAATCTTTTTCCTCTGAGATTTTGCAAAGGATGATCCAAAAAGTCCATAGCCTGCCTTATATAATGTTTGCTCCTCCAATATCTTCTCTTGCACAGCTATACTTGGCACCAATCTAGTGATGCACTCAAACCATCCCTTTGTAACTTCTAAATCCAATTCAATGCGAGGATTATCATAAAACAAATCCGGATTCAGAAAATGACCAGCTGCATGCAACGGACGATGAAGTTGGCAATTCCATCTGTTGTCAACGATTTTAAAAACTTCAGAATATTTGTTCACATCATTAGAAAATGTTTTCATGATGCATTCCTTTGCCTTTTCCATTGCTTCATATATATAACCCATTGGCGGCTTCTTCTCCCCATCAACAAGTCGAAGCACCCGAACAAGAGGCCCCATGATCTTAAGGGTGTACTTGACATGATTCCAAAAGGAGGGCCTAATAACAATCTTTGTTGCCTCCCTCCCCTTTGCCTCCCTTGACAACTTATTCCTTACCCACTCATCCGAAGTGAACATTCTTCTTAGATTTCCTTTCTCCTCATAAAGCCTTTCCAAAGAGAGAAATGAAGTGGCAAATCGGGTGACTGCATGCCTCACCAATTCCTTGCCATTTGTGAATTGTCTCAACATGGATAAAGTGCTAGAGTGGCTATAAGTGAAGCTAACCAAAGAAATGACACTTTTTATGGTTTTTTGGATTAACGGTAACTTCCCAATGTCTTCAAGCATCAAATCCAAACAATGGGCAGCACACGGGATCCAAAACAAATTCGGTCTTTTCTCCATCAGCAACTTACCGGCTAGAACATAGTTGCTCCCGTTGTCTGTTACAACTTGAACAATATTTTGCTCCCCAATTTTCTCAACAATACCATCAAGAAGCTCAAACATTTTTTCACCCGTCTTCACATAATCAGAGGCATCAATTGACTTCAAAAACATTGTCCCAGCAGGAGAGTTTACAAGAAAATTGATAATGCTCCGTTGTCTCTTATCCGTCCAAGCATCTGACATAATAGAGCAGCCATACTTTTTTCATTGTTCCTTATGACCCTTCAACAAGTCTTTGGTGTATTCTAATTCCTCATTAAGGAGTGGCACCCTTAGAGCATGATAAGTGGGAGCAGGTAAATTAGGACCAAAGCTTCCAACAGCCCACAACATTTCTTGAAAACTCTTCAACCTCACTGGATTCAATGGAATCCCAGCTTGGTAGAACCACCGGGCTATGTATCGATGAACTCTACGAACCGCTTCCTTATTACATGCTTCCTTGATATTCTGTTGCCTCAATTTCTCCTTTTTATTTCTTGCAATGGCAGTTTCGGGTCTTTTCATATACAAGTCCATTGGACCTCTCATAGAACTTGCCCCCCCTCTAGCTGCTGCCATTGGAGTTGGATTTGGAATTTCATCAATTCCTTGAGCATCTTCCTCTGACAATCCAAAACCCAAACTATCTAAATCAAGCTCCCTAGCATTGACACTTTGTTCCTCAGTGCTTGCCGGCGTAGAACTTTGTCTTCCTCGATTTTTTTTTCTGGTTGTAGAACTCCCATAATTCAGCAATAACATCCTTTGGGACCATTTTACATCCAGCAACATTCTCAGGCTTAATCATTAAGTGCTCCTTTGCCCGTGTAATTCCTCCTTTCGtaatttttccacaaaaattacATATGGTGTCATTGGTATTTCCCTCTTCTACAGCAGTAACATATTTTCACCCTGGATCAATCCTAGTGGCACGGACAGCAGCTGCAGGACGAGAAGCAGTTCCAGCAACATGGCCAGCAGAGGCAGAGGCAGGGGCAGGGATAGGGACAGGGGTAGAGGCAAGGGCATCAGAATTACGGGCTGGTCTAGAAGTTGACATGATGAAGATGAACTGAACTGAAAGGAAAAAGAATTGGAGGAAGAGAGGTTTATgagggaagagaaggagaaggagacagGGAAGTGAGTGAactgaatgaaaaaaaaagggaacgGTAACTTCTACAAACCAGAAAAAAAGGGAATTGTGGTGATGAGCGGCGGTGACCACCAGCAGTGACGGTCGGCGACGAACGGCAACAGGTGGCAGCGACGGGCGGCGACGGACGGCGACGGGCGACGGACGGCGACGGGCAGTGGCCAAGATCGTTTGTGATTGGaggcagagagaagagagaaagagaacagagagaaagagccgttttttatgtttagaGAGGAAGGCTCGTTTTTGAACTGCAGTGGCTGAACGTGGGTAACTCTTTCATTTAGGGTTTTGCAAAATTACCCAATCACTctcgaaattttttaaaaaacccgaaaaaaccCGCCATTTTCGCCATTCTCAATGGCGGACCGCCATGGCGCCACCGCAATTACGGCGCCTTTTGCCCCGCCGTGATAAGCACGTTGCGGTGACCTACATATGGCGGCGAGGTCAAATTCCGCCACGCCATTCCGCCATGGCGCCGCCATGGCCGCAATTTTAAAACACTGGTCGTAGCCTCACTTCAAGTGCCGTCAAACTGTCGTAGGTTTTGAAAATCCAAACGGTTGTTATTCAACAGATGGAtattagatttaaaaattaatttttttttgtaaatttatagTGAGGAATGCTAGGGGCAGCAACTTTTAGGATTTatagccatcaaatagtcatcaatgaggtttttaatggtgtaagattagtgcgagatttcatccaatggctcacttttctttgatggttatatgctggccagaatttgatAAAGTTGCTGGCCTCTAAACTTTTCCATTTATAGTACCGTCCTTTTAAAGCAATGTTCTGACTTCTGAGAATTGGAAATTGAAAATTAGTCATTAAGTAATTCGATTCAAGATAAAAATTGGCCAACAATAAAACAgttagaaattcaaaaaaaataatttaatttttagcaATTAactgatttaaaataataaaatataaaaaaatatttttttacaaaattatatattctatatataaatatactattTTCAGAACCTTGTTTCAATGTAGCCATTACAGCAACAGAGAATATTATAATTTTCTATAAACAGAACATAAGAGCACCAGTGGTCTAGTGGTAGAATAGTACCCTGCCACGGTACAGACCCGGGTTCGATTCCCGGCTGGTGCACACCGTTTTTGTATTTTTGCTTGACTTTGTTTTGTAGTGATTCCTATATGCAGACTCCAACCAATAAGGATTTTTCGGCTATAAATATCCATAGGATGAAATACAAAGAGTAAAATGATCGACCCACACAGCAAGATCTGAATTTACTATTATGTCTCAGGTTCCAACAAATCACAACATTGAACAGACAATTTATATAactttcaaaaaagaagaaaaaaaaattatatcacatATTGTCAAATTACAGACACGAAAgatggtgtatatatatattcttaatcCATCAGAATTTTTCTACGGTCACACCATCCCTTGAAACCTCATATGCTTCTCtgctccttgttttcttcatacCAGCAGTGAAATGGAGCTTTGATCCTTCTGATGAAATCGCGGTCACTTTAGTCCAGATCAATACTTTGGTCTTCATTCCCTCTATATCCGCCAACTTCCCTTTTTCGAGATAACAAGTCACGGTGGTGGTGAAACGCAGGACCGACGAATCCTTGTAGCCTACTTCACACACTTGAGGAATGTAAACGACGAGCTTCCTTGTTTCTTCATTGAACTCGTAGTTCGTTGTGTCACGAGGAAAGATCCCTACAGGAAGATCATACTCCTTTAGCAACTCAGTCAAAGGCTTTTGCATCTTTCCTGTGGACATAAATCTTCAAGTTAGAGGGCGGCAATATTATCAGAAATTACACGATGACACTCGCCAAGATAGCAACAAGTGGAGAAGGGTTTCAAACTCGATTTTGAAAGGATTTAGCAGGTTTTCAAAATCCGTAGTTGTACCTAAATAGTTTCAGTTAGTATGTATGTGATATCTAACATATTATTGATAACTTGATAACATGTAAGGATCCTACAAAGCATGTTTAATTCCAATACAAAAGCTCTAAGAACCATTTCAGGGTATCTAATTGTTATTAGCAGCATAACTAAAGTACTATGATCTTGAAAAGCAGTGGCTGGAATTAAACTCCCACTGTTTACACTAAATAGTAATTAGtgattctaatttcaaaattttcaagataCTTAATACTCACCACATGAACATAATGACACTATAATGTAGGTTCAAGCACATGTAAAATGGCCTTAGTAACTCAAGGAGTTTATTTATACTAAAGAAATTGCTATGCAGTACACATTTCACACCCTACATTAGTTTAAAAACAAATGTTTGAACAATAGAtagaaaaatttaagaaatacAAACCTTTTATTTTGTTCACCAACCATCGGGTTCCGCCTCCAATACTGTCTGACAGTGACTATTCAACAACGGATAAAGAGTTATCTAAAAATTAAGCAATTGAATCTCATCTTCAACATTTAGTAATAGTCTAATGGAAACATTACACTCCCAAATCCCAATACTAACAAGTCACAAGTGATTTTAATCATCAGCAAGAGGATAAATCAATCTTAAGAATTGCAccatgccaccatcactaatatCTATATATCTTATGTTACAGTTTACACAAAGCAATAAGAATACAGAGCCAAACAAATCATTAAgtcataaacaaaataagatctttctgtctgaaatttttagcaaaataaaatgaacaaaTAAAACCTGTCAATACCAAACTGATTCGAGGCAGAACTAAGGCTTTCAGTGACACTAATCGTAATTAACTCTCAGTCAAAAGTCAAAACTAACAGTTATAGGTGCATCAATCTACTGACCACTGATACAGATAAAGAGTTCACCAAATTGATTCTAGAAATAAACCCCTGCATAAAATGGCAGCAGCTCTTACACACAACTTTCCAATGTTCTGTTCCCCTCTCTATCCATTTCCACATTTTTTCTTCTTAAAACATTTTATCTCACTTGAACAAAATCTCATTTACGGGTTTGTTTG harbors:
- the LOC112743709 gene encoding uncharacterized protein At5g01610 gives rise to the protein MDQILNKVGSYWFNRKATKQLDSVGDDINSLSDSIGGGTRWLVNKIKGKMQKPLTELLKEYDLPVGIFPRDTTNYEFNEETRKLVVYIPQVCEVGYKDSSVLRFTTTVTCYLEKGKLADIEGMKTKVLIWTKVTAISSEGSKLHFTAGMKKTRSREAYEVSRDGVTVEKF
- the LOC112742934 gene encoding uncharacterized protein encodes the protein MSDAWTDKRQRSIINFLVNSPAGTMFLKSIDASDYVKTGEKMFELLDGIVEKIGEQNIVQVVTDNGSNYVLAGKLLMEKRPNLFWIPCAAHCLDLMLEDIGKLPLIQKTIKSVISLVSFTYSHSSTLSMLRQFTNGKELVRHAVTRFATSFLSLERLYEEKGNLRRMFTSDEWVRNKLSREAKGREATKIVIRPSFWNHVKYTLKIMGPLVRVLRLVDGEKKPPMGYIYEAMEKAKECIMKTFSNDVNKYSEVFKIVDNRWNCQLHRPLHAAGHFLNPDLFYDNPRIELDLEVTKGWFECITRLVPSIAVQEKILEEQTLYKAGYGLFGSSFAKSQRKKISPAFWWRTYGHEAPNMRDLAIKILSLTCSASGCERNWSIFEYIHTKKRNRFDHERMESLVFIKYNQQLIERYNLKDEVDPIALNDIDECNEWLVGEIGTATFRDDDNMDDDADLVHQDDNTLSWNLVFEAMGGHEPMTYTRRQQNRKRKEPATARGGAKGGPSNPPFPPFFATPSAITLWRIFGSPP